A genome region from Spirochaetota bacterium includes the following:
- a CDS encoding metallophosphoesterase: MGVLLFLLVWFSMLAAGFWYAGRRLSPAGRLSAAGKKTRRAILILLFALSQAHVLLLMAGHESALSDWFAWPGYVMLGALSVLVTMLAFRDAALAAYAIAHNAIARVRRRGPANAPAPPVGSVDRRAFLVRSSNLALLALTGCAGAYGFAEAQHGLAIERVRVPVRGLPGAFEGFRIAQFTDLHAGPTIKRPFIEKVASLVTSLNPDLIACTGDLADGTPAWLGRELEPLRGLAAPYGKYFVTGNHEYYSDAPAWILEAERLGFTALMNAHRVIEKQGARMVVAGVTDYGAGDFFPEQESDPEGALRGAPGGVVKLLLAHQPRSLYAAAAAGYDVQISGHTHAGQFFPWNLLVALSQPYIRGLHEFRGTRIYVSRGTGYWGPPLRLMTPPEVTLITLEPDEAGLTSAKI, encoded by the coding sequence ATGGGAGTTCTCCTTTTCCTGCTCGTCTGGTTTTCGATGCTCGCGGCCGGCTTCTGGTACGCCGGGCGGCGCCTCTCGCCCGCGGGCCGGCTGAGCGCCGCCGGAAAAAAGACCCGACGGGCGATACTCATTCTCCTCTTCGCGCTTTCACAGGCGCACGTGCTCCTGCTCATGGCCGGGCACGAGTCCGCGTTGAGCGACTGGTTCGCGTGGCCGGGTTACGTCATGCTGGGCGCGCTCTCGGTGCTGGTCACGATGCTCGCGTTTCGTGACGCCGCGCTCGCCGCTTATGCAATAGCGCATAACGCGATCGCGCGCGTGAGACGCCGCGGGCCCGCGAACGCCCCGGCTCCCCCGGTCGGGAGCGTGGACCGCCGCGCGTTCCTGGTGCGGTCGTCCAACCTGGCGCTGCTCGCGCTCACCGGCTGCGCGGGGGCGTACGGGTTCGCCGAGGCGCAGCACGGCCTCGCGATCGAGCGGGTGCGCGTCCCCGTGCGGGGGCTTCCCGGCGCGTTCGAGGGATTCCGGATCGCGCAGTTTACCGACCTGCACGCGGGCCCCACGATCAAGCGTCCCTTTATCGAAAAGGTGGCGTCCCTCGTCACCTCGCTCAATCCGGACCTTATCGCCTGCACGGGCGACCTCGCGGACGGCACGCCCGCGTGGCTCGGGCGCGAGCTTGAGCCGCTTCGGGGGCTCGCCGCCCCGTATGGAAAATATTTCGTGACCGGGAACCACGAGTATTATTCGGACGCGCCCGCATGGATACTGGAAGCGGAACGCCTCGGCTTCACGGCGCTCATGAACGCGCACCGGGTGATCGAGAAGCAGGGGGCGCGCATGGTCGTCGCGGGCGTGACCGACTACGGGGCGGGCGACTTTTTCCCGGAACAGGAATCGGACCCGGAAGGGGCGCTGCGCGGTGCGCCGGGGGGCGTCGTGAAACTGCTTCTCGCGCATCAGCCCCGCAGCCTCTACGCCGCTGCCGCGGCCGGGTACGACGTGCAGATATCGGGACACACGCACGCCGGGCAGTTCTTCCCGTGGAACCTGCTGGTCGCGCTGAGCCAGCCGTACATCCGGGGGCTCCATGAATTCAGGGGGACGCGCATCTATGTCAGCAGGGGAACGGGTTACTGGGGGCCGCCCCTGCGCCTCATGACGCCGCCCGAGGTGACCCTCATCACCCTCGAGCCCGATGAAGCGGGGCTGACTTCCGCCAAAATTTAA
- a CDS encoding Glu/Leu/Phe/Val dehydrogenase, which yields MREQGGENSSVMARVREIKRGLLAEVIRLLEKDYEMDMNLADKIVAGYFREGFLPGYYFLSTGAGEIAGHVFITTQILNANTESIVHESGDGKALTYFVNVGRDFPGKLARVIEENLAMEIVSYNSVKTESGIRIMTLEKSGRAALPPADEDRAFMDAALRDIRESGSPHAERFLESLPLNYLNKEVNLARAKPRIRRHLELFGRAMGAPGTVTLVEEASGGGECLGYDCEVRVSIAARNPGPRFVLDALRVFERAGVNLVRSNYDTFRAREGADSVAILTLYTLDGRGLDPIAAELGSSGSGTLSDREISESLLAKELGDIMRALAAGDESRGPLERLRTLARRNADEGSGPEPGNFLLNAVTDFFQAAEFLGIAGNDGIMSDMLRFESLGEFYVMSRSDRRGGNIPGYRFAHNSLRGPHKGGLRLDPIVRFDEVCALSFMMTWKTARTRVLFGGAKGGLVIRPADFAGKRLDFTDTLANFGRSLFLLTGPLRDVPAGDVGCGAEEIGILFEGFKSALRDLVLVAHGIKKGVTLIGHRVIPLEDARAMLRDHFDVDWTDRRVLEELASSERYLELVAAAQITGKPRMGIAARTGATGRGLLYGALATITRLFLEGRWEAAGKIDAKGMELLRKAAAFDEEAQFARPREGMVSAAEWEELMGGVFPDLLEGKKIVVQGTGNVGGALLKELKPFGVNLVAVSDAGGAVIGERLDIDEIVREAGSSPGKTCIGAKRNVTRRIEGAAPGAAALEVECDILFPCALENVITGEVAARVRARLVASGGNGTTTSRGERVLHARGIAVLYDFLANSGGVIASYFEWLRNLAERFRYEAETIRARAFDIDDMDPYVMPAYRDRIKGILAAPESPGSTEEWNAVIRDIIFCAVNEDSRFAAGRGVPVKTAGFARAILALLAARYAELDGAARASFLDGLGETARGLIGPHLRHPEVALLEARRRRPPGRGTR from the coding sequence ATGCGGGAACAAGGCGGCGAAAATTCGAGCGTGATGGCAAGGGTCCGCGAGATCAAGCGGGGGCTCCTCGCCGAGGTGATCAGGCTGCTCGAAAAAGACTACGAGATGGACATGAACCTCGCGGACAAGATCGTTGCCGGCTATTTCCGCGAGGGGTTCCTTCCCGGCTATTACTTCCTGAGCACCGGCGCCGGGGAGATCGCCGGCCACGTGTTCATCACCACGCAGATCCTCAACGCGAACACGGAGTCGATCGTCCACGAGAGCGGCGACGGAAAGGCGCTCACCTACTTCGTGAACGTGGGTAGGGACTTTCCCGGAAAGCTCGCGCGCGTGATCGAGGAAAACCTGGCGATGGAGATCGTCTCCTACAATTCCGTAAAGACCGAGTCGGGGATCCGGATCATGACCCTGGAGAAATCGGGACGCGCGGCGCTTCCCCCCGCCGACGAGGACAGGGCCTTCATGGATGCCGCGTTGCGCGACATTCGGGAGAGCGGGAGCCCGCACGCGGAGCGGTTCCTGGAAAGCCTTCCCCTGAACTACCTGAACAAGGAGGTGAACCTCGCCCGGGCGAAGCCGCGCATCCGGCGGCACCTGGAGCTCTTTGGCCGGGCGATGGGCGCGCCGGGGACGGTGACCCTCGTGGAAGAGGCGAGCGGCGGGGGCGAGTGCCTGGGCTACGATTGCGAGGTCCGGGTTTCGATCGCGGCGCGCAACCCCGGACCGCGCTTCGTCCTGGACGCCCTGCGGGTCTTCGAGCGCGCCGGGGTGAATCTGGTCCGCTCCAACTACGATACCTTCAGGGCCCGCGAGGGCGCGGATTCCGTGGCCATCCTCACGCTCTACACGCTGGACGGCCGCGGCCTGGACCCGATCGCCGCGGAGCTGGGCTCGTCCGGTTCGGGGACGCTCTCCGACCGGGAGATTTCAGAGTCGCTTCTCGCGAAGGAGCTCGGGGACATCATGCGGGCGCTCGCCGCGGGGGACGAATCGCGGGGTCCCCTGGAGCGGCTGCGTACGCTCGCCCGGCGGAACGCCGACGAAGGTTCCGGACCGGAGCCGGGCAACTTCCTCCTGAACGCGGTCACCGATTTTTTCCAGGCGGCCGAATTCCTGGGTATCGCCGGGAACGACGGGATCATGTCCGATATGCTCCGCTTCGAGTCCCTGGGCGAGTTTTACGTGATGAGCAGGAGCGACCGGCGCGGGGGCAACATTCCGGGTTACCGGTTCGCGCATAACTCGCTGCGCGGCCCCCACAAGGGGGGCCTGCGGCTGGACCCCATCGTGCGCTTCGACGAGGTGTGCGCGCTCTCGTTCATGATGACCTGGAAGACCGCGCGCACCAGGGTGCTTTTCGGCGGGGCCAAGGGCGGGCTCGTGATCCGGCCGGCCGACTTCGCGGGGAAAAGACTGGATTTCACCGATACGCTCGCGAATTTCGGCAGGTCGCTCTTCCTGCTGACGGGCCCCCTGCGCGACGTGCCCGCGGGCGACGTGGGATGCGGGGCCGAGGAGATCGGGATTCTCTTCGAGGGATTCAAATCGGCGCTCCGGGACCTGGTCCTGGTCGCGCACGGGATCAAGAAGGGGGTCACGCTTATCGGCCACCGCGTGATACCGCTGGAGGACGCGCGCGCGATGCTCCGCGACCATTTCGATGTCGACTGGACCGACAGGCGCGTGCTCGAGGAGCTCGCCTCGAGCGAGCGCTACCTGGAACTGGTCGCCGCGGCACAGATCACCGGGAAGCCGCGTATGGGTATTGCGGCGCGTACCGGGGCGACGGGCCGCGGTCTCCTCTATGGCGCCCTCGCGACGATCACGAGGCTCTTCCTGGAGGGGCGCTGGGAGGCCGCGGGAAAAATCGACGCGAAGGGAATGGAGTTGCTCCGCAAGGCGGCGGCCTTCGACGAGGAGGCGCAGTTCGCACGCCCGCGTGAGGGAATGGTTTCCGCCGCGGAATGGGAGGAGCTCATGGGCGGCGTGTTCCCCGATCTCCTTGAAGGTAAGAAGATCGTCGTGCAGGGAACGGGGAACGTGGGCGGGGCCCTCCTGAAGGAATTGAAACCGTTCGGGGTAAACCTCGTCGCGGTTTCCGACGCGGGCGGCGCCGTGATCGGCGAGAGGCTCGATATCGATGAGATCGTGCGGGAGGCGGGCTCGTCGCCGGGAAAAACCTGCATCGGGGCGAAACGCAACGTGACGCGAAGAATCGAGGGCGCCGCCCCGGGCGCCGCCGCGCTCGAGGTCGAATGCGACATCCTGTTTCCCTGCGCCCTGGAAAACGTCATCACGGGCGAGGTGGCCGCGCGCGTGCGCGCGCGCCTCGTCGCCAGCGGCGGAAACGGGACCACCACCTCCCGGGGCGAGCGCGTCCTGCACGCGCGGGGAATCGCCGTACTGTACGACTTCCTCGCCAACAGCGGCGGGGTCATAGCCTCGTACTTCGAGTGGCTGCGCAACCTCGCCGAGCGCTTCCGCTACGAGGCGGAGACGATCCGCGCGCGCGCCTTCGATATCGACGACATGGACCCGTACGTGATGCCGGCGTACCGGGACAGGATCAAGGGGATACTCGCGGCGCCGGAATCACCGGGGAGCACGGAGGAGTGGAACGCGGTGATCCGCGACATCATCTTCTGCGCGGTGAACGAGGACAGCCGCTTCGCGGCGGGGCGCGGCGTCCCCGTGAAGACGGCCGGGTTCGCGCGCGCGATCCTGGCGCTCCTGGCGGCGCGTTATGCGGAATTGGATGGGGCCGCGCGGGCGTCCTTCCTGGACGGGCTGGGCGAGACGGCCCGGGGGCTTATCGGCCCCCACCTCCGCCACCCCGAGGTCGCGCTTCTGGAAGCCCGGAGGCGGAGACCCCCGGGAAGGGGGACCCGGTGA
- a CDS encoding ADP-forming succinate--CoA ligase subunit beta, whose product MKLFEYQARGLLRAHGIPVPRDELTRDPDTAAAITERMGGTSVIKAQVLAGGRGKAGGVKLVRSPEEARAQAARILSMEIEGMRVEKVLVSEAADIAHEYYLGIVVNRNARRAEIVFSAAGGIDIEEVARTSTDRIARIPIDPFGGIDEAAVRAGLGPSFPGEGLLDDAVSIVRKLYALFTEKDCSLVEVNPLVRTGGGELLAVDAKIVIDDNALAKHPELVSLRNREEYGDDELDAQAAGLSLVGLDGSIGCMVNGAGLAMATMDLIKHFGERPANFLDVGGSSNPQKVVDALGILLRNRNIKAILMNIFGGITRCDDIAKGVILAREKIEIPVPFVIRLIGTNEELGRAMLVDAGFHAYNDLSEAVQRVIEAARTGR is encoded by the coding sequence ATGAAACTCTTCGAATACCAGGCAAGGGGTCTCCTGCGGGCCCACGGCATTCCGGTCCCGCGCGACGAGCTCACGCGGGATCCCGACACCGCGGCCGCGATCACGGAGCGGATGGGCGGCACGAGCGTAATCAAGGCGCAGGTGCTCGCGGGCGGGCGCGGCAAGGCGGGCGGGGTGAAGCTGGTCCGCTCGCCCGAGGAGGCGCGCGCCCAGGCGGCGCGCATCCTCTCCATGGAGATCGAAGGCATGCGGGTGGAAAAGGTGCTTGTCTCGGAAGCCGCCGACATCGCGCACGAGTACTACCTTGGCATCGTGGTCAACCGGAACGCGCGGCGCGCCGAGATCGTGTTCAGCGCGGCGGGCGGGATCGATATCGAGGAGGTCGCGCGCACGAGCACGGACAGGATCGCGCGCATCCCCATCGACCCGTTCGGGGGAATAGACGAGGCGGCGGTGCGCGCGGGATTGGGACCGTCGTTCCCCGGGGAGGGGTTGCTCGACGATGCCGTGTCGATCGTGCGGAAGCTGTACGCCCTCTTCACCGAGAAGGACTGTTCCCTGGTCGAGGTGAATCCGCTCGTGCGCACCGGCGGGGGCGAGCTCCTGGCGGTCGACGCGAAGATCGTGATAGACGACAACGCACTCGCCAAGCACCCCGAGCTCGTGAGCCTGCGCAACCGCGAGGAATACGGCGACGACGAGCTCGACGCGCAGGCCGCGGGACTCAGCCTCGTGGGGCTGGACGGAAGCATAGGCTGCATGGTGAACGGCGCGGGGCTCGCGATGGCCACAATGGACCTCATCAAGCATTTCGGCGAGCGGCCCGCGAATTTCCTGGACGTGGGGGGAAGCTCCAATCCGCAAAAGGTAGTGGACGCGCTGGGCATACTCCTGCGCAACCGGAACATCAAGGCCATCCTCATGAATATATTCGGCGGCATCACGCGCTGCGACGATATCGCGAAGGGGGTGATCCTCGCGCGGGAGAAGATCGAGATACCGGTCCCGTTCGTGATACGCCTCATCGGCACGAACGAGGAGCTGGGCCGCGCAATGCTTGTGGACGCGGGCTTCCACGCGTACAACGACCTGAGCGAGGCCGTGCAGCGCGTCATCGAGGCGGCAAGGACCGGGCGGTAA
- the sucD gene encoding succinate--CoA ligase subunit alpha yields MSILIDENTRVIVQGITGRDGSFHARAMREYGTKVVGGVTPGKGGAQIDSIPVFETMAQAARETGANASVIFVPAKFATAAIREAAESPVELIVCITEGIPVQEMIANYHFARSRNKRLIGPNCPGLISPGKCKIGIMPAHIHKGGPVGVISRSGTLTYEVVYNLTKSGMGQSTCVGIGGDPVIGTGFAELLEMFQRDPGTESVVLIGEIGGGEEGEAAAYMSRNFSKKAAVFISGRTAPPGRRMGHAGAIISGSDETAESKTRAFMDIGVPVVDRPDQIPDALRGA; encoded by the coding sequence ATGAGCATATTGATAGACGAGAACACCAGGGTCATCGTTCAGGGGATCACTGGGCGCGACGGGAGCTTCCACGCGCGCGCCATGCGCGAATACGGCACGAAGGTCGTGGGAGGGGTCACGCCGGGAAAGGGCGGGGCGCAGATAGACTCGATCCCCGTTTTCGAGACGATGGCACAGGCGGCGCGGGAAACGGGCGCGAACGCGTCCGTGATCTTCGTCCCGGCGAAATTCGCGACCGCGGCGATACGCGAGGCCGCCGAGAGCCCCGTCGAGCTCATCGTGTGCATCACGGAAGGAATCCCCGTTCAGGAGATGATCGCGAATTACCATTTCGCGCGCTCCCGGAACAAGAGGCTTATCGGCCCCAACTGTCCCGGGCTCATATCGCCGGGAAAATGCAAGATCGGGATCATGCCCGCGCACATCCACAAGGGCGGGCCGGTGGGCGTAATCTCACGGAGCGGCACGCTCACCTACGAGGTGGTGTACAACCTCACGAAGAGCGGGATGGGACAGTCCACCTGCGTCGGGATCGGGGGCGACCCGGTGATCGGGACCGGGTTCGCGGAGCTCCTGGAGATGTTCCAGCGCGATCCCGGCACCGAGAGCGTCGTGCTTATCGGCGAGATAGGCGGCGGCGAGGAGGGCGAGGCCGCCGCGTACATGAGCAGAAATTTTTCCAAGAAAGCGGCGGTGTTCATCTCCGGGCGCACGGCCCCGCCGGGAAGGCGGATGGGACACGCGGGCGCGATCATCTCCGGCAGCGACGAAACCGCCGAATCGAAGACGCGCGCGTTCATGGACATAGGCGTTCCCGTCGTGGACAGGCCCGACCAGATCCCGGACGCGCTCAGGGGCGCATAA